In a single window of the Natronosalvus caseinilyticus genome:
- the trpC gene encoding indole-3-glycerol phosphate synthase — protein sequence METTGDLAPPVRSILESAGERGGADAVLDVDPRSFSRALERAEADGRVPIIAEVKPTSPTSDRVRDDDPATLAREMVAGGATTISVLTEPTHFGGSADALRDVRTAVDVPVLRKDFVLEEAHLDLVEADLVLLIARFVDDLAGLLAAARDRGFQVLVEVHDRTELETALEAGADIVGVNNRDLARLEVDLETFESVAPHVPDNVTLIAESGISTPDDVRRMRDAGADALLAGSAIMDHAGETDGDVRANTRRLTTAEADTT from the coding sequence ATGGAAACCACTGGTGACCTCGCGCCGCCCGTCCGGTCGATCCTCGAGTCGGCCGGGGAACGCGGCGGGGCCGACGCGGTTCTCGACGTCGACCCGCGCTCGTTCTCACGCGCGCTCGAACGGGCCGAAGCCGATGGACGGGTGCCGATCATTGCGGAAGTAAAGCCGACGAGCCCCACGAGCGACAGGGTTCGGGACGACGATCCGGCTACCCTCGCCCGGGAGATGGTCGCGGGCGGGGCGACGACTATCTCCGTCCTCACCGAACCGACTCACTTCGGCGGTTCCGCTGACGCGCTTCGAGACGTTCGAACGGCCGTCGACGTTCCCGTGTTGCGCAAGGACTTCGTCCTCGAGGAAGCCCACCTCGATCTCGTGGAAGCCGATCTCGTGCTCTTGATCGCCCGCTTCGTCGACGACCTCGCAGGGCTGCTCGCGGCCGCGCGGGACCGAGGGTTTCAGGTCCTCGTGGAGGTCCACGACCGGACGGAACTCGAGACGGCTCTCGAGGCGGGCGCCGACATCGTGGGCGTGAACAACCGTGATCTGGCTCGCCTCGAGGTCGACCTCGAAACCTTCGAGTCGGTCGCGCCCCACGTCCCCGACAACGTGACGCTGATCGCCGAGAGCGGGATTTCGACGCCCGACGACGTCCGTCGAATGCGCGACGCGGGAGCCGACGCGCTGCTCGCCGGGAGCGCGATCATGGACCACGCGGGCGAAACCGACGGTGACGTACGAGCGAACACCCGACGACTGACGACGGCAGAGGCAGATACGACATGA
- a CDS encoding DNA-directed RNA polymerase subunit epsilon, translating into MSPNGVPQGARLERPSGDDGEREIETRPGSGSLSRAAHQRDATVRQWGVITPSATVIGRPDSPGTDLSSSVRRLHDEQHPATPGYAERAHRLDRLRTTQAFCNALELTPWQRDLALGVMDEIDLTAFGSQRAIATVALVVIRHVVDVDRRAYFGLDDVDVSELSPERMEELFGQYRAHDITDDPTFERLAARHGLDTTSLNRLRRVLKGQLEGELPAYGRTPYRDPNLPTGVTESVEADDATSEDDSGNENATSDAGTDADIDDAGDEFHGEFHDE; encoded by the coding sequence ATGAGTCCGAACGGCGTGCCGCAGGGAGCCAGGCTCGAGCGACCGAGTGGCGACGACGGCGAGCGGGAAATCGAAACCCGTCCCGGCTCGGGGTCGCTCTCGCGGGCCGCTCACCAGCGCGACGCCACCGTTCGCCAGTGGGGCGTCATCACCCCGAGTGCGACCGTCATCGGTCGACCCGACTCGCCCGGGACGGACCTCTCGTCGAGCGTCCGTCGACTCCACGACGAGCAGCACCCCGCGACACCCGGCTACGCCGAGCGTGCCCACCGTCTCGACCGGTTGCGGACGACCCAGGCGTTCTGTAACGCCCTCGAGTTGACGCCGTGGCAGCGGGATCTGGCACTCGGCGTGATGGACGAAATCGACCTCACCGCGTTCGGGAGCCAGCGCGCCATCGCGACGGTCGCACTGGTGGTGATCCGTCACGTCGTCGACGTCGACCGGCGCGCGTACTTCGGCCTCGACGACGTGGACGTGAGCGAACTCTCGCCCGAGCGGATGGAAGAACTGTTCGGCCAGTACCGCGCCCACGACATCACCGACGACCCGACGTTCGAACGACTCGCGGCCCGCCACGGGCTCGATACGACGAGTCTCAACCGACTTCGCCGCGTACTCAAGGGACAACTCGAGGGCGAGCTCCCGGCCTACGGACGGACGCCCTACCGCGATCCGAACCTGCCGACGGGCGTGACGGAATCCGTCGAGGCAGACGACGCGACAAGCGAGGATGACTCGGGTAACGAGAATGCGACGAGTGATGCCGGTACCGACGCCGACATCGACGACGCGGGCGACGAGTTCCACGGTGAATTCCACGACGAGTGA
- a CDS encoding KaiC domain-containing protein: MGEDLEDDWFERALEERETETDDGEETVGDERAEDGVDDSGIEGSDDSEIEGSDDSEIEGSDDSDDSSTSLFDEDFGSALDNVEVPDVGADTGFSGDAQTGPNGFDDLDFDLGGPEETDFDADVDSELPRIDLGIDGLDRMIQGGVPERTLMVAMGPAGTGKTTFGLQFLHYGLECGENAVFITLEESRERVINSATEKGYPFDEYVETGQLAVVGVDPIEMANSLTSIRNDLPRLIEDFGASRLVLDSVSLLEMMYEDRAKRRNEIYDFTRSLKEAGVTAMLTSEVSETSPYASRYGIVEYLTDAVFVLQYVRPDDFRETRLAIEIQKIRDANHSREKKPYEITSEGLSVYQQANLF; the protein is encoded by the coding sequence ATGGGTGAGGACCTCGAGGACGACTGGTTCGAGCGCGCCCTCGAGGAACGCGAAACCGAGACCGACGACGGCGAGGAAACGGTGGGCGACGAGCGAGCAGAAGACGGTGTCGACGACTCGGGAATCGAGGGTTCCGACGACTCGGAAATCGAAGGCTCCGACGACTCGGAAATCGAAGGTTCCGACGACTCGGACGACTCCTCGACCTCGCTGTTCGACGAGGACTTCGGCAGCGCCCTCGACAACGTCGAGGTGCCGGACGTCGGCGCCGATACGGGATTTTCGGGAGACGCCCAGACAGGGCCGAACGGCTTCGACGACCTCGACTTCGACCTCGGTGGACCGGAAGAAACCGATTTCGACGCGGACGTCGACAGCGAGTTACCGCGGATCGACCTGGGAATCGACGGCCTCGACCGAATGATCCAGGGTGGCGTCCCCGAACGCACGCTCATGGTCGCGATGGGGCCCGCCGGCACCGGCAAGACCACGTTCGGCCTCCAGTTCCTCCACTACGGCCTCGAGTGCGGCGAGAACGCCGTGTTCATCACGCTCGAGGAGAGTCGCGAACGGGTGATCAACAGCGCCACCGAGAAGGGCTACCCCTTCGACGAGTACGTCGAGACGGGCCAGCTCGCGGTCGTCGGCGTTGACCCGATCGAGATGGCGAACAGCCTCACTTCTATCCGGAACGACCTGCCTCGACTCATCGAGGACTTCGGCGCGTCGCGACTCGTCCTCGACTCCGTCTCGCTGCTCGAGATGATGTACGAGGACCGGGCGAAGCGCCGCAACGAGATCTACGACTTCACGCGCAGCCTCAAGGAAGCGGGCGTCACGGCGATGCTGACGAGCGAGGTATCGGAAACCTCGCCGTACGCCTCCCGGTACGGGATCGTCGAGTACCTCACCGACGCCGTGTTCGTCCTGCAGTACGTGCGCCCGGACGACTTCCGGGAGACGCGGCTGGCGATCGAGATCCAGAAGATCCGGGACGCGAACCACTCCCGGGAGAAGAAACCGTACGAGATCACGAGTGAGGGGCTGTCGGTATACCAGCAGGCCAACCTGTTCTGA
- a CDS encoding NAD(+)/NADH kinase — MGVDVGIVAQRGNDRAQRLAASLIRTVHDHGDHAVVDEATGRAIDADSAPLEAMNDCAFVVSIGGDGTFLFTAREAGGAPLVGVNLGEVGFLNAISPADAVETVETLLEEAHETGSITGRSVARLTATGNGWTLAPALNEVVVHGPKRGPAGGVDVEVAVDGETYTTSRADGVLVSTATGSTAYNLSEGGPLVRPTVDAFVVTQMCATEAMPPLVVGAESEITLTASGAETAWAISDGRNRQPLDLPETITVRAADDPITLAGPSVNFFDALEKLE; from the coding sequence ATGGGAGTCGACGTCGGCATTGTCGCTCAGCGAGGGAACGACCGGGCACAGCGACTCGCGGCCTCGCTCATCCGGACCGTCCACGACCACGGTGACCACGCCGTCGTCGACGAGGCGACCGGACGGGCAATCGACGCGGATTCTGCCCCGCTCGAGGCGATGAACGACTGCGCGTTCGTCGTCAGCATCGGTGGCGACGGGACGTTCCTCTTTACGGCCCGCGAGGCCGGCGGCGCCCCCCTGGTCGGCGTCAACCTCGGCGAGGTCGGCTTTCTGAACGCCATCTCTCCCGCCGACGCCGTCGAGACGGTCGAGACGTTGCTCGAGGAAGCCCACGAAACGGGATCGATCACCGGTCGTTCCGTCGCCCGCCTGACAGCAACCGGCAACGGTTGGACGCTCGCACCGGCGCTCAACGAGGTCGTCGTCCACGGCCCGAAGCGGGGGCCGGCGGGTGGGGTCGACGTCGAAGTCGCAGTCGACGGCGAGACCTACACCACGAGCCGGGCCGACGGCGTCCTCGTCTCGACGGCGACCGGCTCGACGGCCTACAACCTGAGTGAGGGAGGCCCGCTGGTTCGGCCGACCGTCGACGCGTTCGTCGTCACGCAGATGTGTGCGACCGAGGCGATGCCCCCGCTGGTCGTCGGGGCCGAGAGCGAAATCACGCTCACAGCCTCGGGCGCCGAGACGGCCTGGGCGATCAGCGACGGGCGCAATCGACAGCCACTGGACCTGCCCGAGACGATAACGGTCCGGGCTGCCGACGATCCGATCACGCTGGCGGGGCCGTCGGTGAACTTCTTCGACGCGCTCGAGAAACTCGAGTGA
- the aroA gene encoding 3-phosphoshikimate 1-carboxyvinyltransferase gives MHVTLSPSSVRGTARAPPSKSYTHRAILAAGYADEATVHDPLWSADTKATARAVEAFGGDVLRAGDERLEVSGFDGRPSVPDNVIDCANSGTTMRLVTATAALADGTTVLTGDESLRSRPQGPLLEAIDDLGGEAFSTRGNGQAPLVVTGPVSGNRVSIPGDVSSQYVSALLMAGSLLEDGLEVALETELKSAPYVDVTLEVLDDFGVTARRTDDGFAVDGDQSYEAADGAYHVPGDFSSISYLAAAGAVAGDESVRVRGVYPSAQGDSAILEILERMGADVVWDHGEGILEVSRSDLEGVEVSVADTPDLLPTIAVLGAVAEGDTHITDAEHVRYKETDRVSAMAEELGKMGVRTTEERESLTVHGSDSSLEGAAVDGRGDHRIVMSLAVAALQAAGETRIEGAEHVDVSFPSFFDVLYDLGVRLERSA, from the coding sequence ATGCACGTCACCCTCTCGCCCTCGAGCGTTCGCGGGACCGCCCGCGCGCCGCCATCGAAGAGTTACACCCACCGGGCCATCCTGGCTGCGGGCTACGCCGACGAGGCGACCGTCCACGATCCGCTCTGGTCGGCCGACACGAAAGCGACTGCACGCGCCGTCGAGGCCTTCGGCGGGGACGTCCTGCGGGCGGGCGACGAGCGACTCGAGGTCTCTGGGTTCGACGGTCGGCCAAGCGTCCCGGACAACGTGATCGACTGCGCCAACAGCGGCACGACGATGCGCCTGGTAACCGCGACAGCAGCGCTGGCCGACGGGACGACCGTCCTCACGGGCGACGAATCGCTTCGCTCGCGCCCGCAGGGACCGCTGCTCGAGGCGATCGACGACCTCGGCGGCGAGGCGTTCAGCACGCGCGGGAACGGCCAGGCGCCGCTGGTCGTGACCGGTCCCGTTTCTGGAAACCGCGTCTCGATCCCCGGCGACGTCTCCTCGCAGTACGTGTCGGCCCTGCTGATGGCCGGCAGCCTGCTCGAGGACGGCCTCGAGGTCGCCCTCGAGACGGAACTCAAGTCCGCACCCTACGTCGACGTGACTCTCGAGGTGCTCGACGACTTCGGTGTCACCGCCCGACGGACGGACGACGGCTTCGCCGTCGACGGCGACCAGTCCTACGAGGCTGCGGACGGCGCCTACCACGTTCCGGGCGACTTCTCTTCGATCTCGTACCTGGCCGCCGCCGGGGCCGTCGCCGGCGACGAAAGCGTCCGCGTCCGCGGCGTCTACCCGAGCGCACAGGGCGACAGCGCCATCCTCGAGATCCTCGAGCGCATGGGCGCCGACGTGGTCTGGGACCACGGGGAAGGGATCCTCGAGGTCTCCCGGAGTGACCTCGAGGGCGTCGAGGTGTCGGTCGCGGACACGCCCGACCTGCTACCGACAATCGCGGTCCTGGGCGCCGTCGCCGAGGGCGACACCCACATCACGGACGCCGAGCACGTCCGCTACAAGGAGACCGACCGCGTGAGCGCGATGGCCGAAGAACTGGGAAAGATGGGCGTGCGGACGACGGAGGAGCGCGAGTCCCTGACCGTCCACGGCAGCGACTCCTCGCTCGAGGGCGCGGCGGTCGACGGTCGGGGCGACCACCGGATCGTCATGTCGCTGGCTGTCGCCGCTCTCCAGGCAGCGGGCGAGACGCGGATCGAGGGCGCCGAACACGTCGACGTCTCGTTCCCGTCGTTCTTCGACGTGCTCTACGATCTGGGAGTGAGACTCGAGCGGTCAGCGTAG
- a CDS encoding DsbA family oxidoreductase, protein MTTDQSSPIDDERGLESNDSGASTGDGPDTITLYADYVCPFCYLGRQSLERYRESRAEPLAIDWHPFDLRRGKRNPDGSIDHDADDGKDDEYFEQARENVRRLQERYDVEMVQDLAIEVDSYDAQLASLAVASAVPERWEAFDVAIYDTLWQDGRDIGDHDVLLEIADEVGVSSDVVREALDDEDEDEDERLRSRLEELFSEAGRAGVRGVPTFVYDGYAAQGAVPPEHLERLVEGEDGAEVSSQ, encoded by the coding sequence ATGACCACCGACCAGTCGAGCCCGATCGACGACGAGCGCGGCCTCGAGTCGAACGACTCCGGAGCGAGTACCGGCGACGGGCCGGACACAATCACTCTCTACGCGGACTACGTCTGCCCGTTCTGTTACCTCGGGCGCCAGTCCCTCGAGCGCTACCGGGAGTCCCGGGCGGAACCGCTCGCCATCGACTGGCACCCGTTCGACCTCCGACGCGGGAAGCGAAACCCCGACGGCTCGATCGATCACGACGCCGACGACGGCAAGGACGACGAGTACTTTGAGCAGGCCAGAGAGAACGTCCGCAGACTCCAGGAGCGCTACGACGTCGAGATGGTTCAGGACCTCGCCATCGAGGTCGACTCCTACGACGCCCAGCTCGCCTCATTGGCCGTCGCCTCCGCCGTGCCCGAGCGCTGGGAGGCGTTCGACGTCGCGATCTACGACACCCTGTGGCAGGACGGCCGCGACATCGGCGACCACGACGTCCTGCTCGAAATCGCCGACGAGGTCGGCGTCTCCAGCGACGTCGTTCGGGAGGCACTCGATGACGAAGACGAAGATGAAGACGAGCGCCTTCGATCACGCCTCGAGGAGCTGTTTTCGGAGGCGGGCCGAGCCGGCGTTCGTGGCGTCCCGACGTTCGTCTACGACGGCTACGCCGCCCAGGGTGCGGTTCCGCCCGAACACCTCGAGCGGCTGGTCGAAGGCGAGGACGGAGCGGAAGTCAGCAGCCAGTAG
- the trpB gene encoding tryptophan synthase subunit beta, whose translation MTELETSDDGTERTPSAHETETEHEGDDRSLEDGSFGRFGGQYVPEALMPALEELEDAYRRYVLENEDGFMDEFRQRLRDFGGRPTPLQRADRLSERYDRDVYLKREDLVHGGAHKLNNALGQVLLAKYMGKERIIAETGAGQHGTATAMAAAHLDMPCEIYMGRTDVNRQRPNVFRMRINGAEVNPVDAGRGTLKEAISETMRDWSQTVEDTHYVIGSVVGPHPFPAMVRDFQSVISEEAREQCLEQIGSLPDSVLACAGGGSNTMGAFHHFTADESVSLYAVEAGGSSLEVDEDAGVAPNSATLSTGTEGVLHGARTHLLQDSHGQIMESHSVSAGLDYAGVGPELAHLVKTGRVTPVTVDDTAALEAFHCLSTEEGIIPALETAHAFGFLHEAAGRDDADEVLGDSVVVTVSGRGDKDLETVIEETEKRGLEAAPDLSVFASEGGLR comes from the coding sequence ATGACCGAATTAGAGACGAGCGACGACGGCACCGAACGCACTCCATCCGCGCACGAGACCGAAACCGAACACGAGGGGGACGATCGATCTCTCGAGGACGGAAGCTTCGGCCGCTTCGGCGGTCAGTACGTCCCCGAGGCGCTGATGCCCGCCCTCGAGGAACTCGAGGACGCCTACCGGCGCTACGTCCTCGAAAACGAGGACGGCTTCATGGACGAGTTCCGGCAACGACTTCGGGACTTCGGCGGACGCCCGACGCCACTCCAGCGGGCCGATCGACTCAGCGAGCGCTACGACCGTGACGTGTACCTCAAGCGCGAGGACCTGGTCCACGGGGGCGCGCACAAACTGAACAACGCCCTCGGACAGGTCCTGCTCGCGAAGTACATGGGTAAGGAGCGAATCATCGCCGAGACGGGCGCCGGCCAGCACGGTACGGCGACCGCGATGGCCGCCGCCCATCTGGACATGCCCTGCGAGATCTACATGGGTCGAACGGACGTGAACCGCCAGCGACCCAACGTCTTCCGAATGCGGATCAACGGCGCCGAGGTGAACCCGGTCGATGCGGGTCGCGGAACGCTCAAGGAAGCCATCTCGGAGACGATGCGCGACTGGTCCCAGACGGTCGAGGATACCCACTACGTCATCGGCTCGGTCGTCGGCCCCCACCCGTTCCCGGCGATGGTCCGGGACTTCCAATCGGTGATCTCCGAAGAGGCGCGCGAGCAGTGTCTCGAGCAGATCGGCTCGCTCCCAGACTCTGTTCTTGCGTGTGCGGGCGGCGGGTCGAACACGATGGGGGCGTTTCACCACTTTACCGCCGACGAGTCCGTGTCGCTGTACGCCGTCGAAGCCGGCGGCTCCTCGCTCGAGGTCGACGAAGATGCAGGAGTCGCCCCCAACTCCGCGACGCTCTCGACGGGCACAGAGGGCGTCCTCCACGGCGCACGAACGCACCTCCTGCAGGACTCCCACGGCCAGATCATGGAGTCACACAGCGTCTCCGCCGGACTCGACTACGCTGGCGTCGGCCCCGAACTCGCGCACCTCGTCAAAACGGGGCGGGTGACGCCCGTGACCGTCGACGACACCGCCGCGCTCGAGGCCTTCCACTGCCTCTCGACCGAGGAGGGGATCATCCCGGCGCTCGAGACGGCCCACGCATTCGGGTTCCTGCACGAAGCGGCTGGGCGCGACGACGCGGACGAAGTGCTGGGAGACTCGGTCGTCGTCACCGTCTCCGGCCGCGGCGACAAGGACCTGGAAACGGTGATCGAGGAGACGGAAAAACGAGGGCTCGAGGCCGCGCCCGACCTGTCGGTCTTCGCGAGCGAGGGGGGACTGCGATGA
- the acs gene encoding acetate--CoA ligase yields MGDRDEVPNDGTSSDEPSQSSPTSFVEQANVDEDLTDAFERTWPDCWDRAGELLEWDDPYVAVLDDENPPFYRWFPGGTLNASYNCLDRHLESGRKNHAAIRWEGKDGERRTFTYRELYVEVNECAAALRELGVEENDVVTIYLPMIPELPIAMLACARIGAPHSVVFAGLSAAALATRMDAADSEYLLTCDGYYRRGDAFNQKSKADNAVLSVDADITTVVVDRLEEELPHVLGSDEYDYDALLEAHSRETVEPVSRDAEDMLFLMYTSGTTGEPKGVVHSTGGYLAYAAWTARSVLDIKPEDTYWCAADIGWITGHSYIVYGPLALGTTTVMYEGTPDYPDRDRLWEIVERMAVDVFYTAPTAVRAFMKWGKQYPERHDLSSLRLLGSVGEPINPRAWHWYREHVGGGECPIVDTWWQTETGGIAISTVPGVDEMKPGSAGPPLPGIEVDLLDGDGTVVDPGERGYLTLGRPWPGMAETLYDDDERYVAEYWRQFSDPDAGEWRYASGDAARMDEDGYLTILGRVDDVLNIAGQRVSTMELESAIAGVEGVAEAAVVGGSNGGDVYAYVSTEGATDDGDALEQRILEAVETEIGPIARPETVVFTPELPKTRSGKIMRRLLEDVTNDEPLGDTSALRNPEIVGEIQSAVRDL; encoded by the coding sequence ATGGGAGACAGAGACGAGGTTCCGAACGACGGGACCTCGAGCGACGAGCCGAGCCAATCGTCACCGACGTCCTTCGTCGAGCAGGCGAACGTCGACGAGGACCTCACGGACGCCTTCGAGCGGACGTGGCCCGACTGCTGGGATCGAGCCGGTGAGTTGCTCGAGTGGGACGACCCCTACGTGGCCGTCCTCGACGACGAGAACCCGCCCTTCTATCGCTGGTTCCCCGGCGGAACGCTCAACGCCTCGTACAACTGCCTCGATCGCCACCTCGAGTCAGGCCGGAAGAACCACGCGGCGATTCGCTGGGAGGGAAAAGACGGCGAGCGCCGGACGTTCACCTACCGGGAGCTCTACGTCGAGGTGAACGAGTGCGCGGCGGCCCTGCGCGAGCTGGGCGTCGAAGAGAACGACGTCGTGACGATCTACCTCCCGATGATCCCCGAACTCCCGATCGCGATGCTCGCCTGTGCCCGAATCGGCGCCCCCCACTCAGTCGTCTTCGCCGGGCTGTCGGCGGCCGCGCTGGCGACCCGGATGGACGCCGCCGACAGCGAGTACCTGCTCACCTGTGACGGCTACTACCGCCGCGGCGACGCGTTCAACCAGAAGAGCAAGGCCGACAACGCCGTTCTCTCGGTCGACGCGGACATCACGACCGTTGTCGTCGACCGTCTCGAGGAGGAACTCCCACACGTCCTCGGCTCGGACGAGTACGATTACGACGCGTTGCTCGAGGCCCACTCCCGGGAGACGGTCGAGCCGGTCTCGCGCGATGCGGAGGACATGCTCTTTCTCATGTACACCTCGGGAACGACCGGCGAACCGAAGGGCGTCGTCCACTCCACCGGCGGCTATCTGGCCTACGCGGCCTGGACCGCCCGTTCCGTCCTCGACATCAAACCCGAGGACACCTACTGGTGTGCGGCCGACATCGGCTGGATCACCGGCCACTCCTACATCGTGTACGGCCCGCTCGCGCTGGGGACGACCACCGTGATGTACGAGGGGACGCCTGACTACCCCGACCGCGACCGGCTCTGGGAGATCGTCGAGCGAATGGCTGTCGACGTCTTCTACACGGCGCCGACGGCCGTCCGCGCGTTCATGAAGTGGGGGAAACAGTACCCCGAACGCCACGACCTCTCGAGCCTCCGGTTACTCGGGAGCGTCGGCGAACCGATCAACCCGCGAGCCTGGCACTGGTATCGCGAGCACGTCGGCGGCGGGGAGTGCCCCATCGTCGACACCTGGTGGCAGACCGAGACCGGCGGCATCGCGATTTCGACGGTACCAGGCGTCGACGAGATGAAGCCGGGATCCGCGGGGCCGCCGTTGCCCGGCATCGAGGTCGACCTGCTCGACGGCGACGGCACCGTGGTCGACCCCGGTGAGAGAGGGTACCTGACGCTCGGGCGACCGTGGCCGGGGATGGCCGAGACGCTCTACGACGACGACGAGCGGTACGTCGCGGAGTACTGGCGGCAATTTTCCGACCCCGACGCCGGCGAGTGGCGCTACGCCAGTGGCGACGCCGCCCGGATGGACGAGGACGGCTACCTCACGATCCTCGGGCGCGTCGACGACGTGCTCAACATCGCCGGCCAGCGAGTCAGCACGATGGAACTCGAGTCCGCCATCGCCGGCGTTGAGGGTGTCGCCGAGGCGGCCGTCGTCGGCGGGTCCAACGGAGGCGACGTCTACGCCTACGTGAGTACCGAAGGGGCCACCGACGACGGCGACGCTCTCGAACAACGGATTCTCGAGGCCGTCGAGACCGAGATCGGGCCCATCGCCCGACCCGAAACCGTCGTGTTCACGCCCGAGTTGCCAAAGACTCGCTCGGGCAAGATCATGCGCCGCCTGCTCGAGGACGTGACGAACGACGAACCGCTGGGCGACACGAGCGCGTTGCGAAATCCGGAGATCGTCGGGGAGATCCAGTCGGCGGTTCGCGATCTATAG